In Aspergillus nidulans FGSC A4 chromosome II, a single window of DNA contains:
- a CDS encoding homocysteine synthase cysD (transcript_id=CADANIAT00004337), with protein MSDPSPKRFETLQLHAGQEPDPATNSRAVPIYATTSYTFNDSAHGARLFGLKEFGNIYSRIMNPTVDVFEKRIAALEGGVAAVAASSGQAAQFMAISALAHAGDNIVSTSNLYGGTYNQFKVLFPRLGITTKFVQGDKAEDIAAAIDDRTKAVYVETIGNPRYNVPDFEVIAKVAHEKGIPLVVDNTFGAGGYFVRPIEHGADIVVHSATKWIGGHGTTIGGVVVDSGKFDWGKNAARFPQFTQPSEGYHGLNFWETFGPIAFAIRVRVEILRDLGSALNPFAAQQLILGLETLSLRAERHASNALALANWLKKNDHVSWVSYVGLEEHSSHEVAKKYLKRGFGGVLSFGVKGEAAVGSQVVDNFKLISNLANVGDSKTLAIHPWSTTHEQLTDQERIDSGVTEDAIRISVGTEHIDDIIADFEQSFAATFKVVRSA; from the exons ATGTCCGACCCTTCACCGAAACGTTTCGAGACCCTCCAGCTCCATGCGGG CCAGGAGCCTGACCCTGCAACTAATTCCCGGGCTGTCCCAATCTATGCGACAACG TCCTACACCTTCAATGACTCCGCACACGGCGCCAGGCTTTTTGGCCTCAAAGAGTTTGGCAATATTTACAGCCGAATTATGAAT CCCACAGTCGATGTCTTCGAAAAACGTATTGCTGCACTCGAGGGAGGTGTCGCTGCGGTGGCTGCCTCATCTGGCCAGGCAGCCCAGTTCATGGCCATCTCTGCTCTAGCCCATGCTGGTGACAATATCGTTTCCACAAGTAATTTGTATGGTGGTACATACAATCAGTTTAAGGTCCTTTTCCCACGACTGGGAATTACCACAAAATTCGTGCAGGGAGACAAAGCAGaggacattgccgccgcTATCGATGACCGTACCAAGGCCGTCTACGTCGAGACAATAGGAAACCCTCGCTACAATGTGCCCGACTTTGAGGTCATTGCAAAAGTAGCCCATGAGAAGGGAATTCCCCTTGTG GTTGACAACACCTTCGGTGCCGGAGGCTACTTTGTTCGACCCATTGAACATGGCGCCGACATTGTCGTGCACAGTGCAACTAAATGGATTGGAGGTCATGGCACAACCATCGGAGGCGTTGTCGTGGACAGCGGCAAATTCGACTGGGGCAAGAACGCCGCGCGGTTTCCTCAGTTCACGCAGCCTTCTGAAGGTTACCACGGGTTGAACTTCTGGGAGACCTTCGGCCCCATTGCCTTCGCGATTCGTGTCCGGGTCGAAATCCTGCGCGACCTCGGGTCCGCGCTGAACCCTTTTGCCGCGCAGCAGCTCATCCTGGGTCTGGAAACCCTAAGCTTGCGCGCTGAGCGTCATGCTTCCAACGCTCTGGCCCTCGCCAACTGGCTAAAGAAGAATGATCACGTCAGCTGGGTTTCTTACGTGGGCCTAGAAGAGCACTCCAGCCACGAAGTTGCAAAGAAGTACCTCAAGCGTGGGTTCGGCGGTGTCCTATCCTTTGGTGTCAAGGGTGAGGCAGCCGTCGGTAGCCAGGTTGTCGACAACTTTAAGCTCATCTCCAATCTAGCAAA TGTTGGAGACTCCAAGACCCTCGCGATTCACCCCTGGAGCACCACTCACGAGCAGTTGACCGACCAGGAGCGAATCGATTCTGGTGTTACGGAAGATGCCATCCGCATCTCTGTCGGCACTGAGCACATcgacgacatcatcgccgaCTTTGAACAGTCATTTGCAGCGACCTTCAAAGTTGTCCGGAGTGCTTAG
- a CDS encoding Nrd1 complex RNA-binding subunit (transcript_id=CADANIAT00004336) gives MSSAVAELDNYLQSMLALKAPGVSGSKINSITSLCTANVQNESVLIQKIYTHFKKAPGTHKLGVLYVVDSVTRQWLDAARKAGQPSGSAAPDGTFAAGVNRVTELLPVLMTDIINNAPEDQKEKIKKLVDIWERGYTFPAPMLASFKQKLNAPASNNVESTTPEGSPAPNQALFGGTQQQSSVGANGAASATPAQSAPDTSSILKALADMAKQNTAAPAAPAAAAPVNPLSALSQQATVPQPASSSVDQALQSQVSSAGVNPYAAVANPFAALGNLAQNPALVQPQSQSHTPTPLTVPQNPLAALLPQATAPPAQPPTMTPDALQQQLQLLQMLAAQGIPQEQWATALQILTLSNPAAMSNLNPGQAPGFNLPGQNSNAWGGLPEQPRDFGDRERDRDYMRSPPGGYRRRSRSPGWDRRRDVSPPRRRDSPVYGEYHGDSPGRRGADPRGRRGNDYRQRSPVGRRRRSPSPARKDPTLPPPGPKFIEWDYSIGQGNIKVLSRTLFVGGVTSSEAHLRSLFSKYGVVQTCIVNVDKRHAFIKMISRQDAINAREGMESYKTGDMQLRTRWGVGFGPRDCSDYQTGISVIPIERLTEADRKWMLTAEYGGTGGRPIESGMIVEEPDIEIGAGVSSKAISRRIATDTGGKRGPVSTRVQHDRPPRRERDGPQMGDTSNANNVGVPPAVPGFGFSFPGMPLFPPGFMMGGAQPSNPSQPPPPGQ, from the exons ATGTCTTCCGCAGTAGCAGAACTGGACAACTATCTCCAGTCTATGCTGGCTCTCAAGGCCCCGGGTGTCTCAGGATCTAAGATCAACAGTATAACTTCGTTATGCACGGCCAATGTGCAG AACGAATCCGTCCTTATCCAGAAAATCTACACGCATTTCAAGAAGGCACCAGGCACACACAAGTTGGGCGTACTCTATGTCGTAGACTCAGTAACTCGACAATGGTTAGATGCAGCGCGCAAAGCAGGACAGCCCTCCGGTAGTGCTGCTCCTGACGGGACTTTTGCCGCTGGTGTTAACAGAGTGACCGAGTTATTACCTGTGTTGATGACCGATATCATAAACAATGCGCCAGAAGATCAAAAG GAAAAAATCAAGAAGCTGGTCGACATTTGGGAGCGTGGATACACTTTTCCCGCCCCTATGCTCGCATCCTTCAAGCAGAAACTGAATGCGCCTGCGTCCAACA ATGTTGAATCGACGACTCCTGAAGGCTCTCCAGCCCCGAACCAAGCCTTATTTGGAGGCACGCAACAGCAATCGTCAGTAGGAGCCAATGGTGCAGCATCCGCTACCCCAGCTCAGTCAGCGCCAGACACCTCGAGTATTCTGAAAGCCTTGGCGGATATGGCAAAGCAGAACACCGCAGCCCCGGcggctccagctgctgctgctcccgTCAATCCTCTGAGCGCATTAAGCCAGCAGGCCACAGTTCCCCAGCCCGCGTCTTCATCCGTAGACCAGGCTTTGCAGTCCCAGGTTAGCTCAGCTGGCGTAAACCCCTACGCAGCTGTTGCAAATCCGTTCGCTGCTTTAGGCAACTTAGCTCAAAACCCAGCTTTGGTCCAGCCGCAAAGTCAAAGCCATACGCCGACACCATTAACGGTTCCTCAGAATCCCTTAGCGGCGCTTCTACCGCAGGCGACTGCACCGCCAGCGCAACCGCCCACCATGACGCCTGATGCactgcagcaacagcttcaactcctccaaaTGTTGGCTGCCCAGGGTATCCCCCAGGAGCAGTGGGCTACGGCTTTACAGATCCTTACTCTCTCTAACCCTGCCGCCATGTCAAATCTCAATCCCGGCCAAGCTCCAGGGTTCAATCTCCCTGGCCAAAATTCCAATGCCTGGGGTGGCCTTCCTGAACAGCCACGTGATTTCGGGGACCGCGAGCGGGATCGTGATTACATGCGTTCTCCTCCTGGCGGATATCGTCGTCGCTCCCGTTCCCCTGGCTGGGACAGACGCCGCGATGTGTCTCCCCCACGCCGACGTGATAGCCCTGTCTATGGAGAGTACCATGGTGATTCTCCTGGCCGTAGGGGGGCCGATCCGCGTGGTCGACGAGGCAACGACTACCGTCAACGCAGTCCGGTTGGACGTAGACGccgttctccttctcctgcacGCAAGGACCCCACACTTCCTCCACCGGGTCCTAAATTCATTGAATGGGACTACTCCATTGGCCAAGGAAATATCAAAGTCCTTAGCCGTACCCTCTTCGTCGGTGGCGTAACATCATCTGAAGCCCATTTACGGTCTCTTTTCTCAAAGTACGGCGTAGTCCAGACCTGCATCGTGAATGTCGACAAACGTCATGCTTTTATCAAGATGATCAGCCGACAGGACGCCATCAATGCTCGAGAAGGAATGGAATCATACAAGACCGGAGATATGCAGCTTCGGACACGCTGGGGTGTTGGCTTTGGTCCCCGTGACTGCAGTGACTATCAAACAGGAATTAGTGTCATTCCCATTGAGAGACTGACGGAGGCGGACCGGAAGTGGATGCTCACTGCGGAGTACGGTGGTACCGGAGGAAGACCTATTGAGTCGGGCATGATCGTTGAGGAGCCAGACATCGAAATTGGTGCGGGTGTGTCATCAAAGGCCATCAGTAGACGGATCGCAACCGACACTGGAGGCAAGCGTGGCCCGGTTTCAACACGCGTCCAGCATGACCGGCCTCCCCGGCGTGAGCGTGACGGACCCCAGATGGGCGACACGTCAAACGCCAACAACGTGGGTGTACCCCCAGCCGTTCCTGGTTTTGGTTTTTCCTTCCCCGGTATGCCACTGTTTCCTCCTGGCTTCATGATGGGGGGTGCGCAGCCCAGTAACCCATCCCAACCTCCACCTCCTGGTCAGTGA
- a CDS encoding MARVEL domain-containing protein (transcript_id=CADANIAT00004338), whose protein sequence is MAKFDFPLFYILRAVQAVFAVIVLGLTGHAVNVTDGHWWDTINFMLFNGVWTLFIVVPYFILAPIFVPAIAHRWVLVAVDTITMIFWFAGFIALAVDLGDAHGCSKWSPCRGLQAAAAFGAFNWVLFLVTTVLNTMGALRRDPAPGPQPPTAHVP, encoded by the exons ATGGCCAAGTTCGATTTCCCTTTGTTCTATATTTTACGGGCTGTTCAGGCAGTCTTTGCTGTCATTGTGCTGGGCCTCACAGGACATG CTGTAAATGTAACTGATGGTCATTGGTGGGATACCATCAACTTTATGCTCTTCAACGGTGTATGGACTCTTTTTATTGTCGTCCCATACTTCATCCTAGCGCCCATCTTTGTACCCGCAATTGCGCATCGTTGGGTTCTAGTGGCCGTGGATACAATCACCATGATCTTTTGGTTTGCGGGTTTCATTGCCCTGGCAGTCGACCTTGGTGATGCCCATGGTTGCTCAAAGTGGTCCCCGTGCCGGGGAttgcaggctgcagcagcattCGGCGCTTTCAACTG GGTCTTGTTCTTGGTCACCACTGTTCTGAACACAATGGGCGCTCTCCGAAGAGACCCTGCCCCAGGCCCTCAACCTCCTACAGCCCACGTACCTTGA
- a CDS encoding uncharacterized protein (transcript_id=CADANIAT00004341) — translation MSFAPPPGPPPPSVPEGWTTQYDDNYKQWFFVDLATGRSQWEPPQPTSTPAPSTQVHTPVPTSEQAQSSTHTDIPAPPPSYEESGPGNPSAVASAEATDKKTAHNFPSNNPYNGESASSPGTPGTSGSGSYARKDTVESDAELAARLQAEEDARAGSAAPGAAAGYYNNNDSPHSQTSTPSASAGGTDKGKEKKKGFFSKLMSKATSASGPRPGFAPPHPHYQQPAAFGRPPPGSYGIPSPGPGYGGPGGYYPPQHGYGPPVGYGPQPGYGFPPHGYHGGGMQPQRRHGGGGMGMAGAAALGVGGGLIGGALLADAIDDDHDYGGDYGGGDFGGGDDFGGDF, via the exons ATGTCGTTCGCCCCACCTCCTGGgcctcctcccccttctgTTCCAGAGGGCTGGACAACACAGTATGACGATAACTATAAGCAATG GTTCTTTGTCGATCTAGCCACAGGGAGATCTCAATGGGAGCCACCCCAACCCACCTCCACCCCAGCACCGTCTACCCAAGTGCACACGCCAGTCCCAACCTCAGAACAAGCACAGAGCAGTACTCACACAGACATACCCGCACCCCCGCCCTCATACGAGGAATCTGGACCGGGCAATCCATCCGCCGTCGCCAGTGCCGAGGCCACAGATAAGAAAACTGCCCACAATTTCCCCTCGAATAATCCGTACAACGGCGAGTCTGCTTCCAGCCCCGGAACCCCCGGAACGAGTGGAAGTGGATCTTACGCCAGAAAGGATACAGTCGAGAGTGATGCTGAGCTAGCAGCACGACTCcaagcggaagaagacgcAAGGGCCGGATCTGCCGCCCCGGGCGCCGCAGCAGGCTATTATAACAATAATGACTCCCCGCATTCTCAAACATCGACGCCGTCAGCTTCAGCAGGCGGTACAGATAAGggcaaggagaaaaagaagggcTTTTTCAGTAAGCTTATGAGCAAGGCTACATCAGCTTCAGGCCCTCGGCCGGGCTTCGCGCCCCCGCATCCGCATTATCAGCAGCCCGCCGCTTTCGGGCGTCCTCCTCCCGGCAGCTACGGTATTCCCAGCCCTGGCCCTGGATATGGAGGCCCCGGTGGGTATTACCCGCCGCAGCACGGGTATGGCCCTCCTGTCGGGTATGGGCCACAGCCTGGGTACGGGTTTCCTCCACATGGCTATCATGGCGGCGGGAtgcagccgcagcggcgACACGGTGGCGGTGGCATGGGTATGGCTGGTGCGGCGGCGTTGGGGGTAGGTGGTGGGCTTATTGGAGGTGCGTTGTTGGCCGATGCCATTGACGACGATCATGACTATGGCGGCGATTATGGCGGGGGGGATTTTGGAGGTGGAGATGATTTCGGCGGTGATTTTTAA
- a CDS encoding putative arginine transporter (transcript_id=CADANIAT00004339) has translation MSSERDFNNAASDGGKAKMIDNEAVQVTAAQSSPGFDEADCEKHGAGRESNPLPDLKRKLKSRHLQMIAIGGTIGTGLFISSGSAISTAGPVGALIAYIFIGSIVFSVMTALGEVATYLPIPGAFTSYATRLIDPSLGFAMGWIYWFSWAITFALELTATGLIIQFWNQDLNIAIFIGVFWVFITLFNMLPVSFFGELEFWFSSIKVLTVIGFMIFGICINAGAGKQGYMGFDTWVHPGPFVAYDNISPDSTAKFVGFWAVLIQAAFSYQGTELVGIAAGETENPRKTVPSAIRKTFFRILFFFVLTIFFIGILVRILLTVVLSAANSNVYSASRILIGLAQEGFAPRFFKKTSKAGVPYYSVAFASAFGLLGFMNVSNSGATVFNWFLNISSVAGLISWASILGCHLAFMRALKARNISRDLLPYKALWQPWFSWYGLFFNVLIIITQGFTAWIPEFSVTDFFVAYISLILFVVLYLGHKIVYRPSFIRPIEADIDTGRIALENEYWETTISDEKWYKRAYRSVFS, from the exons ATGTCCTCCGAGCGCGACTTCAATAACGCGGCGTCCGATGGAGGAAAGGCTAAGATGATCGACAATGAAGCTGTCCAGGTCACTGCCGCACAATCGTCCCCCGGCTTTGACGAGGCGGATTGCGAGAAGCATGGCGCCGGTCGCGAGTCCAACCCGCTACCGGACCTTAAGCGGAAGCTCAAGAGCAGGCATCTGCAGATGATAGCTATCG GTGGTACAATTGGTACAGGTCTTTTCATCAGCAGTGGTAGTGCTATCTCAACCGCAGGCCCTGTCGGGGCTTTGATTGCATATATCTTTATAGGATCCATCGTCTTTTCGGTCATGACAGCATTGGGAGAGGTTGCCACATACTTGCCCATCCCAGGTGCCTTTACGTCCTACGCTACTCGATTGATTGACCCTAGTCTGGGTTTTGCTATGGGCTGGATATACTGGTTCTCCTGGGCCATCACCTTTGCCCTTGAGCTGACGGCAACTGGATTGATTATCCAGTTTTGGAACCAGGATCTTAACATAGCAATCTTCATTGGTGTCTTCTGGGTCTTCATTACTCTATTCAACATGCTTCCAGTCAGTTTCTTTGGTGAACTGGAGTTCTGGTTCTCTAGCATCAAAGTCCTCACTGTCATAG GATTCATGATCTTCGGTATATGCATTAACGCTGGTGCCGGAAAACAAGGCTATATGGGATTCGACACCTGGGTGCATCCGGGGCCATTTGTGGCCTACGATAATATTTCACCTGATTCGACCGCCAAATTTGTTGGTTTTTGGGCTGtcctcatccaggctgcattcTCTTACCAAGGAACGGAATTAGTTGGTATTGCTGCCGGTGAAACCGAGAATCCCCGCAAAACAGTGCCCTCGGCCATCCGCAAGACGTTTTTCCGTATCCTGTTTTTTTTCGTTTTGACGATCTTTTTTATCGGCATCCTTGTGCGCA TTCTGCTGACTGTGGTGCTCTCTGCCGCCAATTCCAACGTCTACAGCGCCAGTCGCATACTGATCGGTCTTGCCCAAGAAGGCTTCGCCCcccgtttcttcaagaaaacCTCGAAGGCTGGTGTGCCCTATTACAGTGTGGCATTCGCCTCGGCGTTTGGTCTGCTAGGATTCATGAACGTTTCCAATTCAGGTGCCACGGTGTTCAACTGGTTTCTGAACATCTCCAGTGTGGCTGGTTTGATTTCATGGGCGTCCATCTTAGGGTGTCATTTAGCGTTCATGCGTGCTCTAAAAGCTCGCAACATTTCTCGCGACCTTCTCCCTTACAAGGCGTTGTGGCAGCCATGGTTCTCATGGTACGGCCTTTTCTTCAACGTTCTTATCATCATTACCCAGGGATTCACTGCCTGGATCCCAGAATTCAGCGTGACCGATTTCTTCGTCGCATACATTAGCTTGATTCTCTTCGTCGTTCTGTACCTTGGCCACAAGATTGTCTATCGACCATCGTTCATTCGCCCTATCGAGGCAGACATCGACACTGGCCGTATTGCGCTGGAAAATGAGTACTGGGAGACTACAATCTCCGACGAGAAGTGGTATAAGCGGGCCTATCGATCAGTTTTTTCATAG
- a CDS encoding medium-chain fatty acid-CoA ligase faaB (transcript_id=CADANIAT00004340): protein MFFTQERAHYARAAELTQEPPKGKPYSVAIPGTEKDGRSPIYRSWWTQKELVKTLDPKVTTAHEIFESTANDTPKADCLGWRPYDPVKKTWGQYQWISYGTVQKRRTDFGAGLVELHHKHNCARPGQYGIGLWCQNRPEWQITDLACMSQSLYSVSIYDVLASDATQYIINHAELSCVVASLPHIPTLIKLKPVLPNLKIIVSLDSLEAGEPAGHSKRALLESMAAGHDLTIYSMDQVEALGAASNRPLNPPKPSDIVTINYTSGTTGAPKGVVLTHENAVAATSGALVSVSQARGDTFPSYLPLAHIYERLTEHAALWSGARIGYFHGNILELVDDLKVLKPTGFVSVPRLYSRFGTAIRAATIEAPGFRGTLSKHIVAAKSANLKNPDPSKATVKHALYDRIWAKKVAAAVGLENAKQLISGSAPLDPSLHDFLRVAIGADFSQGYGLTETYAMACAQSPKDVTSGNCGRVAPCTEVCLLSLPDMEYSVDDKPFPRGELLVRGPNVFKEYLKNPEETSKAITEDGWFRTGDVAKIDDMGRIIIIDRRKNVLKLAQGEYISPERLEGIISSELGYLAQVYVHGDSMQTFLVAIFGVQAELFASFASKVLGRTIDPTDVAGIKAVLQDNKIKKAVLRDLERVAKKNKLAGYERVKNCALMVEPFSVENDLLTPTLKLKRPPVVKKYRQLLDQLYEEANNEQSAPKAKL, encoded by the exons atGTTCTTCACCCAAGAACGTGCTCACTATGCCCGTGCGGCGGAGCTTACTCAGGAGCCTCCGAAAGGCAAGCCTTACTCTGTTGCTATACCTGGCACCGAGAAGGATGGACGGAGCCCAATCTACCGTTCCTGGTGGACACAGAAGGAGCTGGTTAAAACGCTGGATCCTAAA GTCACCACTGCCCATGAGATTTTTGAGTCAACCGCGAATGATACCCCGAAGGCCGATTGTCTTGGATGGCGTCCTTACGACCCAGTGAAGAAGACCTGGGGTCAATACCAATGGATAAGCTATGGTACAGTCCAAAAACGGCGTACCGATTTCGGTGCCGGGTTGGTGGAGCTACATCACAAGCATAACTGTGCTCGACCCGGGCAGTACGGTATTGGTCTCTGGTGTCAGAATCGTCCAGAGTGGCAGATCACAG ACCTGGCATGCATGTCCCAAAGCCTATATTCGGTTTCGATTTACGATGTTCTCGCCTCGGATGCAACCCAGTATATCATTAATCACGCCGAGCTAAGCTGCGTTGTGGCCTCATTGCCTCACATTCCGACACTGATCAAGCTGAAGCCTGTTTTGCCTAATTTGAAGATTATCGTCAGCTTAGACTCACTCGAAGCGGGTGAACCAGCCGGCCACTCTAAGCGCGCTCTCTTAGAATCTATGGCTGCTGGCCATGACCTTACCATCTACAGCATGGATCAGGTCGAAGCCCTGGGGGCCGCCTCCAACCGCCCCCTGAACCCTCCAAAACCTTCTGACATTGTCACTATCAACTATACTTCCGGTACCACAGGTGCTCCCAAGGGCGTGGTCCTCACCCATGAGAACGCTGTTGCAGCTACTTCTGGCGCGCTCGTCTCCGTTTCTCAAGCACGGGGTGATACATTCCCGTCCTACCTTCCTCTCGCCCATATCTATGAGCGCCTGACGGAGCATGCCGCGCTCTGGTCTGGTGCGCGCATCGGCTATTTCCATGGAAATATTCTCGAGCTAGTTGACGACCTCAAGGTGCTCAAGCCCACTGGATTTGTTTCCGTTCCACGCCTTTACAGCCGCTTCGGAACTGCTATTCGCGCTGCAACCATCGAAGCCCCTGGTTTCCGAGGTACTTTGTCTAAACACATTGTTGCAGCCAAGAGCGCAAACTTGAAGAACCCCGATCCTAGCAAAGCTACCGTGAAGCATGCTTTGTATGATCGAATTTGGGCTAAGAAAGTCGCTGCGGCCGTTGGTTTAGAAAATGCGAAGCAGTTGATTTCGGGGTCTGCGCCTCTAGATCCTTCTTTGCACGACTTCTTGCGAGTAGCCATTGGCGCAGACTTTTCTCAGGGCTACGGTCTAACCGAGACTTATGCTATGGCATGCGCACAGTCTCCCAAGGATGTTACGTCTGGCAACTGTGGACGCGTCGCCCCCTGCACGGAGGTGTGTCTGCTGTCCCTACCGGACATGGAGTACTCGGTTGATGACAAGCCTTTCCCTCGCGGTGAACTTCTTGTTCGTGGCCCCAATGTTTTCAAAGAGTATTTGAAGAATCCGGAGGAGACATCCAAAGCTATCACTGAAGACGGGTGGTTCCGAACAGGAGACGTCGCTAAGATTGACGATATGGGtcgcatcatcattatcGATCGCCGGAAGAATGTTCTGAAATTAGCACAGGGAGAGTATATCTCACCCGAACGCCTGGAGGGTATCATCTCCTCTGAGCTGGGCTACTTAGCGCAAGTTTATGTGCACGGTGATAGCATGCAGACATTCTTGGTTGCTATCTTTGGTGTCCAGGCCGAGTTGTTCGCTTCGTTTGCTAGCAAGGTGCTTGGTCGAACCATTGACCCTACTGACGTCGCAGGCATCAAAGCGGTATTGCAGGACaacaagatcaagaaggctgttTTGAGGGATCTCGAGCGTGTAGCGAAAAAGAACAAACTTGCGGGATATGAGAGGGTGAAGAATTGCGCTCTGATGGTCGAGCCGTTCTCAGTAGAGAATGACCTGCTGACACCGAC TCTTAAGCTTAAACGCCCCCCTGTTGTGAAGAAGTAtcgccagcttctcgatcAGCTATACGAAGAGGCCAACAACGAGCAGTCTGCTCCGAAGGCCAAACTGTAA